The nucleotide window ACGACACAGCGAGGGGGAACGTGGACAGGGTCAACGACAGCATgcaaagagaaagagagacaactcacgactcacgactcaggGTCCAAGCAACCCATTcgccagtcgtgagtcgtcCGCCAAATCCAAATCTCACAAAGTCAAAATCGTCACGAGTATCGTGTATGGGGTTTGCTCGCGTTCGGGACAGATTTGTGAATTGGCCGTTGGGACGGAACGAGCGGATGAGCGGTCCGCATCGATTCAGCCCTTTGATCAGGCGTACAAACCGAGGTAGATCGTCGATCGGTCCGAGCACGCTGCGTGAAGATGCACGCGCGGCGGCATCGGCATTCAGCATGAGAGGATaggaagaggatgaggttTAGGGAAGTGGGGGAaggtggcagtggcagtggcagtggcagctAAGCGAGCACAGAGGCAAGAGCAACAAAGCACGCTTCACAGATGCGGCTCGGCAGAAACGAGCGTGggtcacgagtcgtgagggTTGAGCACATGTCGATGCCAGCCGGTGAAgtggaatcgtgaatgaattCGCCGAtccaaatcgtgaatcgtgaatcatagatcgtcgacctcgtcgtgcgtgtcaACACCTTGCCCGCGGATGATTTTTAAGCCGCTTGAATCGTGGGGCGCTTTTCTGCACACTTGGTTCTCCGCTCTTGCTCCTGACACTTTGTTCAAGCCAACCGTGACTGCAGTGCCGTGACAACCGAAGCGGATCCCCACAAACCTGTCCATTTAGCCTCGCATCAGAATACAGGGtttgagtcgtgagttggaGAAACATCTTCGTCTCAagtctcgctcgctggTCACAAGTCAAGTCTATGCCTATCCATCCATTTGAGTTGACAAAACTCGCAAGTCACATTTCCTAACGTGGGTTATTATGGTATGCTTGATTGTGACAAATCTTGACAATGGTATCCGTATGAGGAGATAAGACTCTGGCTAACAGACATGAGAAGGACGTTCATTACGACCATGCGGATCAGGCTGCACGTTGTGTTCGAAAAGGAACACTACGGTTTAGAGCGTTCAATAGCTGTATCGGAAGTTGATGTTCTGCTTGTCGGTCAAGTCGAGGAAAGCCTGTGAGAGGTCGATCTCATCTTCTGCGTCCTCGGGGCGTCCCTTGAGAACATTGTTGGCGCGTCGCTTCTGGCGGTTCTGCTGCATGTAGTACATTCGCAGAGCCAAAAGGACGAGAATTGAGGCGACATAGCAACCAAGCTGCCCAATGAATGCCTGCCTGTAAAGCGGCTTATCCTTCGCCTGAAAGAGCTGAGGACCAGCTGAGTTTCCAATCGCCCAACCGGCAAAAGTCAAGGCTGTGACAACACCTCTCTTGGTTTGTCCGCCGACATTTcggctgagcagcgagaaGGACAGTGTTGCCTGCGCCTGGAGGCAAATCGTCATGTAGAAGGCAAACAGCAGACCGCCGGCGTGCGACTTGTTGTTGGGCACGGTAAGAAAAAGAACGGCCGAGATAATGTTGGGCACAGTGAAGAGCACCGCCGTCAGAATTGTCTGGTTCCACTTCTTGGCAACCCAAGCGGCGAGCAAAAGCACAAAGATCTGAAACGAGCCCTGAGCAAGACCCAGGAGATTCGTTTGAAGCACCGAAAAGCCAAGGTTGTCTTTGATGATGATATTTCCGTACGACCCCAAACCGCCAGTTGGGATCGTGTTGAGCAGGTTGATCAGGAAGAGACACCAAGCTTGAGGATCCTTAACGGCTTCCCAAACGTGCTCCAATTTAAACTTGCGGTTCTGCACTCCGGTCTGGTTCTCGCGAACTCGCTCGACAATCTTGACGCGGTCCTCCGCCGAGATCCCTCGAGCTTTCATTGGCGATGTGGGAAGGATGTAGACGATCGCGGCTCCCCACAGAACGGTAAGCAAACCGAGCACAATGAACATGATTCTCCACGAAGCAAGCGCCGCACCCTGAATATGATAGAACGCGAAACCAAGCAGGCCTCCGAACATAGCCTGCAGCCCATTGCAGCCTAGTAGTGATTCAACGTCGGGAAAAGAAACAGCAACGACGTCAGTATGATGCTCCCAAATGTGTTTGACCACTTGAAGTAACTTATTGCACCACGAGACCGATCACAAGGTTGCACGAAATGCCAAAGTAGCTTTGCTTAGGGGGGGTTAAAGTACT belongs to Mycosarcoma maydis chromosome 3, whole genome shotgun sequence and includes:
- a CDS encoding uncharacterized protein (related to allantoate permease), giving the protein MAEKSQTPDLEGAHKLGMVESVTTDASMLDKESVLNGKPSQSIAVLPNTIVEEADEEVLKYTDASITITPEENKRLLRLIDKRVLTIMLGTYFCQSLDKQILSFAAIMGIRDDLKLKGQEYSWLFTCLYLAILCTEGLQNYLVQRLPINRWLGFCVFSWGLSCCFVALCHNFTGILILRILLGCFECVCQPAFVALSAIWYKKDEQARTITLWYCCNGLQAMFGGLLGFAFYHIQGAALASWRIMFIVLGLLTVLWGAAIVYILPTSPMKARGISAEDRVKIVERVRENQTGVQNRKFKLEHVWEAVKDPQAWCLFLINLLNTIPTGGLGSYGNIIIKDNLGFSVLQTNLLGLAQGSFQIFVLLLAAWVAKKWNQTILTAVLFTVPNIISAVLFLTVPNNKSHAGGLLFAFYMTICLQAQATLSFSLLSRNVGGQTKRGVVTALTFAGWAIGNSAGPQLFQAKDKPLYRQAFIGQLGCYVASILVLLALRMYYMQQNRQKRRANNVLKGRPEDAEDEIDLSQAFLDLTDKQNINFRYSY